CGGTGGAATGGACTCTGCTATGATCCTTCAATCCAATCCTGCCGAAAGAGGGTGACAAAATTTGGTTAACACACAGAATAATGCCTATTTGCGCGGCATCGCTCCTTACTTGTCTTGAGCAACGAAGCCACACACCGAACACGTGCAGTTGCTGTTACTGTTGTGTTTCCGATTGATATGACCATTTAAGCCACTTCGATGGCGAAACTTCTTGGAACATGTTTTACACTCAAGCAGCTCTCCGAAGTTATGTTTTGCGCgctagaaaagaaaataaacggaCCAAAAATTATCTtcgaaaaaaagaattttactCAGATTTCCACAACCATTCTACAATATTCCATACAAACCATGTGCGCATAGTACGAATCTACGTAGGTAAAGTTTCGATCACATTTATCACATCGTCGTACGACCTTTTTCAAATGTACATTTTCGATGTGCAGTTTTAGGTTCGATTTGCGCGATGACACGAACGAGCAACGGTCGCACGGAAACTCTTGTGTTCCCTTTGCATGTGCCAGCATATGATCTGGTAGGTGGTAAACAAATTTGCCACAGATATAGCACAACGtctttttgttagtttttttctcAACGCTCTGTTTGTCAGCTTTTAGTTGTTTCATGTCTGACACATTACtgttttcaatgttttgtgTCATGGATGCTATTGCCTGATTTTGCTCGATTATATCCTCCAGATAAGGTTGTTCTTCTACTGTGGAAAATCCGTGCGCTTGTAGATCTTCCTTAATTGTTACATAAATTTCTTCCTGGTTCAAATAATCTGCATCACTATCCTCTGCTGCAATGTTGGTTTCTTTGTTTACGGTCTGTGGAACGCTATCCGGAGCGGTATATTGAACTATTTGCTCCACCATACCATCTTTGGGGTTGTCGCTCAGTTCCGTAACTTCTTCGCACACCACATAGATGTCTGCCGGATCACCTTGGGCATCCACTGTTGGCTTTTCCTGCACATCAATGCAGTAGTTGTGATCGAGGATCCCACTGGGCGGAACTTCTTCATCGTTGTATACGTATTCTATGCTCAAATCAGTTGTAGCACAATCCTCACTGTTCGCATTGTCGAATAGTATCGGAAATAAGGCTTTAAACCGGACATCGTTATCTATGCAAATGCTACGATACCGGTTAAACGATTCTATCTGACAGTGGCAATCCGTACAAACCATGCAATAGGGGTTTGCTGCctctaaaatcttaaaataataacaaaggATTATGCATTCCAAGGATCACCGGAAAGTATCAAGCGCGTACCTGTACACCAGTGAGCCGTTCTATGCTTTCGACAGTTAGTGCTGAATGTAGAATGTTTGCCACGGGATGTAGAATATCTTCATTACTTAAACAAAATCTACAAATGCTGGCAGCATCCTGCAATATGCTCATCATTTCGTaccaaaaacgaaaagctAATGTAAAAGATAATCTTTGATTACAACGTAAGGCAAACTGAAACAGAGtgtcaacaaacaacaacgactTTTTGACAGCTCACGTTGAAGTAATGCTGCGTATACACTATGAAAGCATAATATATCATATGCTGACTTTGCATGACTcttacataaaatattttgatttatcaGTTATCCATTCATAATACAAATACGCATTTCCCTTCTTACTGATTTGCCTGAATTCCTGTAAATAGTTATCCTTTTAGCTGAGTGAACCTTCCATAACATCCGATATTGCGAAATCAGCACATGgccgtgacatggcccggtcaaagCAAAACCGATAAGTACTATTAATTGAACTTTAAAATATGGCCATTTTTCGCTAGCAAAAATCGACACGATTGTTTGATAATAGACCGGCAATACTAAGGCCATACCATTCGATccaaaaaatatcaatatGGGATGTTGCTATAGCAACCAACCCAACTAGGGTTGGGTATATCCCAACTAGAGATGAGAAAAAATCGCAACAAGGCAAAACTGCTTCCAGACGATTCTACAAAACATAGGATCGTTCAAACGATTCTGTCGGTTCCGAACGGAATCGCCAATAAAATTACCTTGAAATCTTAACTGGAATGGACTAGTTCCGTTCGTTTTCttcaataaatttcagaaCACTACACTAATCCCAATGAACGAAGAAACCGCTGATCTTGCATCGATACTAATGATGTTTTGTAGGTCAATCATTTATTGCCTGAatcaaaaatcattttctgGATTTTCCGCCTCCTCATCCATTGTATGGAATTTTCTCATGTGCAAGTTTAGTAGCGTCTTGTATGAGTAGACTTTAGTACACATCGTACAGGGAAATTTAACACCCTGGTGAATCAGCTCATGTGCTTTACGATGCGTTGAtcgtttgaattgttttggaCAGTACCCGCACAGATACGGTTTCTCGTCCGAATGTACACGGTGATGAGCTCTCAGTCCgcttctgtaaaaaaaattggtaaTTTAATGGTGTCCTGGATAATCGATGTATCACGGATATCTTACAAAACATACTTGTCTAGAAACTTCATTCCACAAATCGAACATTCACAGTTGGTTGCCGGATTGTGCTTTCGATTGCAGTGGCCTCTTAAGCCGCCTATGTGACGGAATTTTATATTGCATATTTTGCATTCAAATGATTCTCCAACGCCATGTTGTGCTCgctggaaaattttaaaacataaatttcgtTATCAAATCATACGAGCGAACCGCTTTTTTTGCTCAATACTCACCATATGCGCAGTGTATGATTCGATGTAGCTGAATCCTCTGTTGCACTGTTCGCAAGTCTTTACGACCTGTTTAAGATGTACGCCCCGTATGTGTTGCTTGAGGTACACTTTGCGGCTCCACTTTTTCTCACAGTACTGGCAAGCAAATTTTAGTTCCTTCGTATGCGTCACCATGTGCTGTGCTATCGATGCTACCAGCTTACCACAAAGCGTACAAAGTTCCTTATACTTAGCCATTTCCGTATTTGCATTTTCAGGGGGAGTGCCGTTTCCAGCAGTTAAAGCAATTGTACTTGTCTGATTGTCAGGCCATTCTGTAGTTTGGGGTGAAGATGGATTCGACTGTTCTTCGTGCGAAtcgctgttgtgtgtgttttctttgccaTCGTCATGTCGAGGTATGTCGATGAGGCTTGGGCCTTTATCGATACTTTCATCGATTTCATACATATCTTCTTTAACATCTATCGTTTCCTCATTTGTCGTCGGACTGTACACATCGCTGGCATCATTACAACTATCATAATTTTTTGTCGTATCAGTATACGCTTCTTCAGATGAATCTGCTTCTATAAACGCCTCTGGAAACAGCTTTCTAAACCGTACATCACTGTCCAGACAAAGGGTTCGATAAGCTTTGAATTTACGCAATTGATTGTTACAATCGATGCACACAGCGtatcgtttgatttgattttgaataagctgtaaaagagaaaattcagaacCACAACGAAAATAAATGAGGACCGTACGAATAGGTCACTCCGTTTTCCAAAAACTCACCTGCACTCCTACCAACTGTCCGATATCCTCTACTGTTAATGTGGAATCGATGATTTTGGTAgcaggaaataaaatatcttcATTATCGCACAAGCACAGCCGGCAAATGCTATTAATTTTGCGTTGAAATTCGTCCATTTCGTATGGGCGAAGCATTTGTTTACGGCagcttttgttattgttttgcaaaatgtaaAATCGCTCGACCTTCGACCGCGGTGACCACAAAGAGGTGTGACTATGCAATCACAAGGTTGTAAGATAAtttagaatttaatttaaatattgatcgttgaattttatttttatttaagttaAAGTATTACGACTCGGTGCCGTATTCTCAGCTCTTCTTTAGACGATTTTTGTAGGAATTTTGCAAAgcatttctttcttgttttttgcctCATCCCGGAAATACTCGGTTGCGTTATAAATTTTAGTTAAAGCTTAAATTTATGCCTATTTAAGAGtgaaaaattttctaaaataacaCTGTAGCAACTTATCGGTGGTAATGAATATTACAAATATACAATCAATCGATTAAAtagttaaattaatttaaaataaaacaacatatCTCAACGTTTGCTGACAATCGAGGACAAGAATTGCTTCAGTGCTCCATACCTACTTCTCCCAAGCTGgagtgttgcttttttgtgtgcctttgCAGCAACGATTTGTACCGATACGATTTATCGCACGTCGTACAGGCAAAAACTTGCCCACTGTGTGTAAGCTCGTGTGATTTTTTACCATACGGACTTTTAAAACGCTTCGGACACTGACCGCAAGCGAAAGGTTTCTCCGCCGAGTGTACACGCTTTTCGTGTGTCCGTAGGGTATGTCTTTAAGAAAAGTCTTAGTTAGTTTGACATTCGTTTGCTGATCGATGGAGCAGAGCTAGAGTTACttactttaatttaaacatCATACCACACGTGCCGCACTCGAAACGTTTTTCATTGGTGTGCAGTGagattttatgaatttttagtCCAGCAAGTGTATTAAACTTCTTCACACATACATCACAGTCGAAGGTTTTGCCAATTCTGTGCACCGAAAGCTGAAAAATTTTAGCAGCAAATGGTTAACCATAGATAGTTCTGCACCAATTTCGCTTCTCTGTGCTGCATACCATGTGATACTTGTACAGATTAACGTGCAGAAACTCTCTACCACACGGTTCACAAGTTCTAACGACCTTTTTCAAATGGACTGCTTGGATGTGACGTGAAAGGTTTCCCTTGTCTGCCATCTTAACGGGACAGTGTGGACATGCCAGCTGTTTCTCCTGGCTGTGTGTTAAAATGTGCGCAGAAAGTCCAGTAACCATTAGGCCACATTCACCGCATAGTTGCTTCTTTCTTGCTTTCGGACCGTTCTTTTCATCGCCCGTAGCATGATGATGCTTGCAATGTTCGTTGTAAGCTGTAATGTTTGGAAACTTTTTAGAGCAAATCGTGCATTCAGTCTCGTACCCTCTAATATCGTGCTGTGAAGCCTAAAAGTAATAAGAATTCATGTTGGTACATTTGTACTGCCTTACAATAAACTTTCAACCTACCTTATGGTAGTTGTATGCATGGTAGGAAGAGAATGTTTCCCCACACAGGGAACACGTTTTGGATGAGTTGTTCTTCAAGTGTACAGTTTGAATGTGTTGTTGCAAGTTTGATTTTAGCGTCATTTGAAGTGAACAATACGGGCAACTGAAGTTTCTTTCTTGGTGGTGCCTAGTTGGTTCCAGATGTCTTTTACTACCCTCTGGATCATCCAAGTCATCATTAGATACATGACTATGGAGTTCTCTgttatcatttttatcattGTCTTCCAATGCGTCGTTAGATCTGTAGTCATACTGTTCATCTGGCACCAAAACGCTTTCCTGGAACACATATTCTACACGAAGGCAACGGGTTTCATCAGTTGTGTCTAATACTTCAATGTTGATATCACTTGGTAATTCTACAGATCCTGATCCCATACACTGTTCCTGTAGTTCGCAAACATCACCTGTACCATCTATTCGAGGACCTGCTTTCGAGGAGATGCCTTCAACAAGCAAGGCAAACAGTTGACTAAACAAAGCATCGTTAGTCATACAGAGCGTACGAAAGACTTTTGAACTTTTAAGTTTTTCTCTACAATCAACACAAATTGCGTACGAAACATATTCATCCTGCGGTATCTgtaaggaaaggaaaatgttgtGAGTGAATTTAGAGATCATAAAACTACCAGAACAGTAACATCCCCCAACATACTTGAATGCCGGTGAACCGTTCGATATCTTCCACAGAAAGTGAATCGTTTATTAGTTCTGCAGCAGGAACAAGTTGCTTTCCATCTTCAACTAAACACAGACGACAAATGTTCTCTATTTTTCGCAGTGTTTTAGCCATTTCGATTAAAAGAATAAGTTTTGTTCTGACTTGGCTGCAGCTGCATTGTTGATAAACAAACTTTGAAACGTCAATCGAAACGTTGGAATGCACACTGGGCTATACAACGGTGAAGTACTAAACATTTTCCCTGATCATTTTCTCATTGTTATTCCCAGTTTATGTATCGTTGATTAAATTACTTTATTGATAGTTAcacaaatcattttttttacattttgaataatatttcttTGATAAATAACAATTTATTGGCCCGTTCTAAAACTGGCCAATGGCTGATAAATGGTCAAAATAAAACGTCTCCCCGCTGTCAACATATCGGTTTTGTTGGCTGTCAAACTTCGGCTACTGCCATCCTTGTCCAGCGGCGTTCGCTCTACTGTCGGTTGCTGCCAGCACCCGTTACTTACACACTGTTAGTTCAAAACGCGAAACGGACCGAACGTGTGCGTGCGTCGTTCTGCGCTGAGAAGAAAATAGCCAACAAACGTAGGAAAAAGTTAAAACTTAACCATCAAGTAGGTGGCACGACGTGTTTAGACACGCTTTCGCTTTACCGATTATTGTATTTAAGTTCTACAGTGCGTTTTACTCACTCGATACAGCCGAAGCAGTTACCCACATCTTCCAACAATCATCAGAACAGctgaaagaagcaaaaaaaaaaccaacacacagcGAGCGGTTTGTTTTGCGCGCGCGTTAGCCCGTAGTAGCGGCTTCCGTacgttgttgtttgctgaaaACGATACAATGCACGCAATTGATTCGATCGAATTTTGCAATTTGCACATGAAGCTCGAAAACGCAGGTAGTACCGTTTAAaaagtgttgtgtgttttttgcctCCCGATAAGCCGCAAAGTATacaaaagtgtgtgcgtgtgtgtgtgtgtgtggttcgtgCAGAATTTAAGCAAAGAATGCCCTCTACCGTACCCCgggttgctttgttttggtttgtgccagcCCAAAATGTGAATCACTCGTGTTGAAAGCAATCTGCAAAACCGTGCGATTTGACAGTGAAGGTTGGTTTAGCATAAAATTTCTACCCAGCCTACTACTTCGCCAAGCAGCAGGTTTGGTGCGTCCGTCCGTGTGCGCGTTTCCTTTTTGGCAAGGGTTTTTTACCCGTGTGTAAAAGCCCGGAAGAACCAGGCAAAAagtgtgagtgcgtgtgtgtatgtgcacgcACATTAAGcaacccttttttctcttctggtAGGGCGGTAAAACAGGGTGCAGCAACCCTTCGGCTGCAGCGAGGGTTGGTTCCTCCGCGAGGCATCCGCGAATCCGGTTTCGTGCAAAACAACGACTCGCGCGCGTTTGTGTTAGTGCGTCCGTGTGTGTGCCAGCGTGTGTGGTTTTACTTTGCTCCGTTTAAGTTAATAATTTCTGCATCCCCGGGTGCATCCGAAAGTTGCCACCAGCAGAAGAAGGCTGCCAATGCGCTCTCCCGCTCAAAACGCAACGAGTGCAACAGCTGGAGCATATGAATATGTGTGGTGGTGTCTGTTTGCATACAATTCTGCACAAGGTATGAGAGTTATCAGTGCCCAAAAGTTAGGCTAATcgcgtgagagagagagagagagcatccAGTTAGTGGTTTAGTGAAAGATGAGCATAGTGCAGCACACGTGATTTTTTCGGCTGCATTCCAGCGATGCTCCAAGTGCAGAGTAAATACGAATAAAGTGTAGTTTTTGTGAAGAAGCTCCCGCTAGTTTGATTGGCATAAAGGTCGAAAATATCTTAGCACGATCCTTTTGGCCTATTCCCGCGCGAATAGGGAAAAGTGAATcaagtgtttgtgtatgtgtgtgtgtgtgtgtgtgaagttcCAAATCCCAAAGTGATTCGGTTTCGGTTAGCCATAAGTTAAAAGATAAGgccaattttcttcttcacgcAACAATGTGTGACAGTGAATGTATGGCGCCGGCACCCGTGGTGTCCCCGTTAGCACCGCCAGCACAGTCCACAGCATCCTCCATGAATGGTATGCAGCCGGCAATATCCCCATGCGATGCCGCCAACATCAGCAACCTCGTGGAAGCTATCAACCCGGCAGTACAGCTGGTTACCTCCCTGTCGGCTCACTCGATGCAACATTCGACGATGCAGTCGGAAGTgcaaccagcaccaccaccgggtGCGGGTGGTGGTGAGTACATTTCGCCCCAGGAGCTGGAGATGGAAAATCACTGGTTGCGGGAAAAGTTGAAGGAAGTGACGGCCGATCGGGATCGGTTGCTGTGCGAGGTGGCGAATTTGCGGCTCGAACTCGACATGGCTGAGCTGAAGCGGCTACCGGAACACAGGTTGGTGTAaatggaaattgatttttatgactttgtttttgtagttTATTGTCCAAATAGCTGATTAGCGACTTAATTGTAGAACTACGACGTCTTAGGCTCAACTGTGAGCGGGTTTTAATTTTGAGAGGTTGATGCACAGATCGCCGAGGAGTTTGAGGACCTTGGATCCGTGAGCGAAGGATGGGGTGGGTTGTCAATAGAATCAGATCCTTTCCACTTTCAATTTCAAGACGCCCCTAATTATGTTCAGGTCCCTCCAAAGGTCCAATTTTCATATGGGTTCAACCAGCTTATACCCCTACGGAGTCGAATCTTCTTAAAAGACTCTTTAGGTATGCAAATTTAGTCACAAAGAATTACattcaacaatttattttagtgtttcttttctaaagatttgtttttacaTGGATATGATGGATACAACTGTTGCCAAGCCCCTAATTTCCCATCATGTAATATTACTGAAAGGCAGGCCAAAGTTGAGGAGCTCTATGATATCTGCAGCATTCAACACCAACCACATCGGCCACAGTTTTATCTTGTTCTTTAAtataatttcttcattttcttcttattggtgTATCGACCTTCAGACGCATGACGGATATGTTATGGATTACTAGGCTTAAAGAAACCACGTTGCCAGAtactcagtcctcactacagggaaATGGTCcgcatgggatttgatccccaGTCTTTTCGTGTGCAGATTGTCAGTTTATCTCTGTTTTTGTAACTTCGAGAACTCTCGGCCTTTTATTACAGGCTTTTCTTAGTTTCGTTCTATCCTTACCTAAATAGGTGTTCCTGACGGGATTGGATCCGACATTGTTACCATATCTGTCGCGTACCGCTATTAGTAATTCCTGAAAGAATGGTAGTGatgttagtttattttttccaaactTAAGCCAGAAGACGACTCGATGTCTAGATAATTGATTGGCGTCTCGGCTTTTACCAATGTGAAACATAGTATTTTAACTATTTCCAGCCAGCTGTGGGTAAAATCAACtaaacaaagccaaaaaatGGCAGGCCGAGAACTCTTAGCAGCTCTTAGCGAAATTCCGGCCTGCACGCATACTCCAGCATTTCTGTAAGGTGTCTTCAGACAAGTCCGGGCCTTATGTCAAGAaacattttgtattttaagcGATTTGTGGTGGTTGAGTGAATCTAAGCGAATATTTTGCTTTATCATGTATTGTAATTTGTCTGAAAGAAGGTTTGAGGTTGAAAATCATAGTGATGGAAGTAATATTAATGCCTGATGGAGCTGATTTGTGGGCAGATGTAGGCATTTGCTTAGTTACAACTATAATAAGAGacatatattttattaaaccgTCTGATCGAAAGAAAGATGTTTTAGTAGGCCAGAACTTATgacaacttcttcttctgaaCTTCTGACAACTATCTCATTTGGGAAATGGACTTGCTTTCAGGAATTCCCTGTTACAATGCTCCTgaggaaattttttatttactgagCTAGTGCTATTCATATCGGAATTATTGCTTATTTGATGTTCCggattaatgtttttttatccTCGAGCTTGTGTATTTATAGCTTGAAGTACCATCAATTGACTAATTGAATACTTCATAATTGAATAGTCGGTTCGTTTCACTACATTGGCATTTTAATGGATGTTCCACGACTATTTCTAGATCGTTCTTAAATGTATAAACCTCTAAATctaaattgtattttatacATGCATATACACAAATTTTATTATCACTAAAACTAAGCCAAGGATTGTAAATATGACTTACAACATgctgtaaaaaaatacaataaattttGCCGTACCACAGAATCTCATAAAATGATTCTATTTTACGAAACATATGTTTAAAGTAAACTGCTTTATGACAAGCATAGCATTAGATTGTGCATCATGCATCTCTTCACAGGGAAACGAAACCCGTAAATATTACttaattgatttattgcaTCGTGTGTAAAAATGGTTTTGAATCATAACGAAACAAACTAATCTTTACCCACACGCCGGCTATTAAATGCTCAGATTTCATTACAATATCGGCGCGGCGAGACTAGCAATCGCTATAAATGGGTATGTGCGACAAAATtaccttctttttctgttgctgtcTCACTACCGCCACCAATAAACGAGCCAATAATTGCTCTGCACTTtcatcaaaaataaattagatcGATCACCGTATTCGATTACTCCGTGCCAGTGGAAGAACGAAATGACACGGCTCCATAAAAGAGGTTGACAATGCACACTTCGAAAGCTATCGTGCGTTCTGCTGCAGGTATCGCGAGCTGGCCGAGTGTAAGGCtggttgccaaaaaaaaaaacggttttatTGCACGACGGCGTGCAAAGGAATAGGGAGTAAAGGGCGGTGCAAAGAAATTTGATCGCACTTCAATCacgttttgttactttttccGTACGACACCATCAAACGTTGTGTGCCGTGTCTCGTCGAAATTCAAAGTCAAACCGTTGCCAGTGTTGGTGATGTCGTGGGCGAACGATGAAGGCGTCAATAAATGGATTGATCCGCTGGGAACTGACATTCCGTCGCGGGAAATGGATAGTAGCGATCCATTTTCGAACAGGAGGGTGTTTCCTACCAATAGGATGATGCTGTTGGAGATAAGTTTTTACGATGGGTTTACACTTGTAACAATGTTGTCTGGTAATAGTGGCAGCACGAGGAGTACAAATAAGCCCTCTTGGAAAGGGCTCTTGGAAAGATGATGGCAATGAAAACGATTGGGATTTATTTTAGCGCTTCCGTGCAGTTTCTATCAACTTGGGcatttttattagaaaaatatCTTGTTTCCTTCAGTGCATTTGCATCACATCTAAATTCAAAAACgtttttggtgaaaaaaattgttagtttgattgaaatattCATCACTTTTTGTATTAGTTGATGTTCACGATCAAGAAATT
This genomic window from Anopheles maculipalpis chromosome 2RL, idAnoMacuDA_375_x, whole genome shotgun sequence contains:
- the LOC126567503 gene encoding zinc finger protein 616-like codes for the protein MMSILQDAASICRFCLSNEDILHPVANILHSALTVESIERLTGVQILEAANPYCMVCTDCHCQIESFNRYRSICIDNDVRFKALFPILFDNANSEDCATTDLSIEYVYNDEEVPPSGILDHNYCIDVQEKPTVDAQGDPADIYVVCEEVTELSDNPKDGMVEQIVQYTAPDSVPQTVNKETNIAAEDSDADYLNQEEIYVTIKEDLQAHGFSTVEEQPYLEDIIEQNQAIASMTQNIENSNVSDMKQLKADKQSVEKKTNKKTLCYICGKFVYHLPDHMLAHAKGTQEFPCDRCSFVSSRKSNLKLHIENVHLKKVVRRCDKCDRNFTYVDSYYAHMRAKHNFGELLECKTCSKKFRHRSGLNGHINRKHNSNSNCTCSVCGFVAQDKIGLKDHSRVHSTERPFVCNYCPKAFKSPYARRAHQYIHEGVVFPCPVCDKSYRYKSQQIDHTRKVHGRQNKQMVENTS
- the LOC126567504 gene encoding zinc finger protein 239-like, coding for MLRPYEMDEFQRKINSICRLCLCDNEDILFPATKIIDSTLTVEDIGQLVGVQLIQNQIKRYAVCIDCNNQLRKFKAYRTLCLDSDVRFRKLFPEAFIEADSSEEAYTDTTKNYDSCNDASDVYSPTTNEETIDVKEDMYEIDESIDKGPSLIDIPRHDDGKENTHNSDSHEEQSNPSSPQTTEWPDNQTSTIALTAGNGTPPENANTEMAKYKELCTLCGKLVASIAQHMVTHTKELKFACQYCEKKWSRKVYLKQHIRGVHLKQVVKTCEQCNRGFSYIESYTAHMRAQHGVGESFECKICNIKFRHIGGLRGHCNRKHNPATNCECSICGMKFLDKSGLRAHHRVHSDEKPYLCGYCPKQFKRSTHRKAHELIHQGVKFPCTMCTKVYSYKTLLNLHMRKFHTMDEEAENPENDF
- the LOC126568500 gene encoding gastrula zinc finger protein XlCGF44.2-like produces the protein MVTGLSAHILTHSQEKQLACPHCPVKMADKGNLSRHIQAVHLKKVVRTCEPCGREFLHVNLYKYHMLSVHRIGKTFDCDVCVKKFNTLAGLKIHKISLHTNEKRFECGTCGMMFKLKHTLRTHEKRVHSAEKPFACGQCPKRFKSPYGKKSHELTHSGQVFACTTCDKSYRYKSLLQRHTKKQHSSLGEVGMEH